From one Neovison vison isolate M4711 chromosome 1, ASM_NN_V1, whole genome shotgun sequence genomic stretch:
- the POU5F1 gene encoding POU domain, class 5, transcription factor 1 encodes MAGHLASDLAFSPPPGGGGDGPGGPEPGWVDPRTWLSFPGPPGGSGIGPGVGPGAEVWGIPSCPPPYEFCGGMAYCGPQVGVGLVPQGGLETSQPEGERGAGVESNSEGASPEPCAAPPGAVKPDKEKQEQNPEESQDIKALQKDLEQFAKLLKQKRITLGYTQADVGLTLGVLFGKVFSQTTICRFEALQLSFKNMCKLRPLLQKWVEEADNNENLQEICKAETLVQARKRKRTSIENRVRGNLENMFLQCPKPTLQQISHIAQQLGLEKDVVRVWFCNRRQKGKRSSSDYSQREDFEAAGSPFSGAPVSFPLAPGPHFGTPGYGGPHFTTLYSSVPFPEGEGFPSVSVTTLGSPMHSN; translated from the exons ATGGCGGGACACCTGGCTTCCGACTTGGCCTTCTCGCCCCCGCCGGGCGGTGGAGGCGATGGGCCGGGAGGGCCGGAGCCCGGCTGGGTTGACCCTCGGACCTGGCTGAGCTTCCCAGGCCCTCCCGGCGGGTCGGGAATCGGGCCGGGAGTCGGGCCGGGCGCTGAGGTGTGGGGGATTCCCTCGTGCCCCCCGCCCTATGAGTTCTGCGGAGGGATGGCGTACTGTGGACCTCAGGTTGGAGTGGGGCTGGTGCCCCAAGGCGGCCTGGAGACCTCCCAGCCGGAGGGCGAGCGGGGAGCCGGGGTGGAGAGCAACTCCGAGGGAGCCTCCCCGGAGCCCTGCGCTGCACCCCCTGGGGCTGTGAAGCCggacaaggagaagcaggagcaAAACCCCGAGGAG TCGCAAGACATCAAAGCTCTGCAGAAGGACCTGGAACAGTTTGCCAAGCTCCTGAAGCAGAAGAGGATCACCCTGGGATATACtcaggccgatgtggggctcaccCTGGGGGTTCTCTTTG GGAAGGTGTTCAGCCAGACCACCATTTGCCGCTTTGAGGCTCTGCAGCTCAGTTTCAAGAACATGTGCAAGCTGCGGCCCCTGCTGCAGAAATGGGTGGAGGAAGCTGACAACAACGAAAACCTACaggag aTATGCAAAGCAGAGACCCTCGTGCAGGCCCGAAAGAGAAAGCGAACAAGTATCGAGAACCGCGTGAGAGGCAACCTGGAGAACATGTTCCTGCAGTGCCCGAAGCCCACCCTGCAGCAGATCAGCCACATTGCCCAGCAGCTCGGCCTTGAGAAGGAC GTGGTCCGAGTGTGGTTCTGCAATCGTCGGCAGAAGGGCAAACGGTCAAGCAGTGACTATTCGCAACGAGAGGATTTTGAGGCTGCTGGGTCCCCTTTCTCAGGGGCACCAGTATCCTTTCCTCTGGCACCAGGGCCCCATTTTGGTACCCCAGGCTATGGGGGCCCTCACTTCACTACGCTGTACTCCTCAGTCCCTTTCCCTGAGGGTGAAGGCTTTCCCTCTGTGTCTGTCACCACTCTGGGCTCTCCCATGCATTCAAACTGA
- the TCF19 gene encoding transcription factor 19 — translation MLPCFQLLRIGGGRGGDLYTFHPSGAGCTYRLGRQADLCDVALQPQQEPSLISGVHAELHAERRGDDWRVSLEDHSSQGTLVNDVRLPRGHRLELSDGDLVTFGPEGPPGTSPSEFYFMFQQVRVKPQDFAAITIPRSSEEGTKAGFWPMLPPQGAPQRPLSTLSPAPKATLILNSIGSLSKLRPLPLTFSRSGGEPQSLPIPTPSAPPPRNRRKSAHRVLAELDDEGKTPESPPPVFMEPRKKLRVETTPQTPGGNRRGRPRKHPVSSPRAPPADGSGEPCAAPCCYLPEEETVAWVQCDGCDLWFHVACVGYSIQAAREADFRCPGCRIGIQT, via the exons ATGCTGCCCTGCTTCCAGCTGCTGCGCATAGGGGGAGGCAGAGGTGGTGATCTCTACACCTTCCACCCTAGCGGGGCTGGCTGCACCTACCGCTTGGGCCGGCAGGCTGACCTGTGTGATGTGGCCCTGCAGCCGCAGCAGGAGCCCAGCCTCATCTCTGGAGTCCACGCAGAGCTGCACGCTGAGCGCAGGGGTGATGACTGGAGGGTCAGCCTGGAGGACCATAGCAGCCAAG GGACTCTGGTCAATGATGTCCGACTCCCAAGAGGTCACAGGCTGGAGTTGAGTGATGGGGACCTTGTGACTTTTGGTCCTGAAGGGCCCCCAGGAACCAGCCCTTCGGAGTTCTACTTCATGTTTCAGCAAGTCCGAGTCAAACCTCAAGACTTCGCAGCCATTACCATCCCGCGGTCTAGTGAAGAGGGAACCAAGGCTGGCTTCTGGCCTATGCTCCCCCCACAGGGGGCCCCACAGCGCCCCCTCAGCACTCTTTCCCCTGCCCCCAAAGCCACACTGATCCTCAATTCCATCGGTAGTCTCAGCAAGCTCAGACCTCTGCCCCTGACCTTCTCCCGGAGCGGGGGTGAGCCACAGAGCCTGCCTattcccactccttctgccccacccccaagaaaTCGGAGGAAATCCGCTCACCGAGTGTTGGCAGAGCTGGATGATGAGGGAAAGACTCCTGAGAGCCCCCCACCAGTCTTTATGGAGCCCAGGAAGAAACTCCGTGTAGAGACAACCCCACAGACACCTGGTGG AAATAGGCGTGGACGACCTCGGAAGCACCCAGTGAGCTCTCCCAGGGCTCCCCCAGCAGATGGGAGTGGGGAGCCCTGTGCAGCCCCTTGTTGCTACCTACCAGAAGAAGAAACAGTTGCCTGGGTTCAGTGTGACGGTTGTGACCTGTGGTTCCATGTGGCCTGTGTTGGCTACAGCATCCAGGCTGCCAGGGAGGCTGACTTCCGGTGCCCAGGGTGTCGTATAGGCATCCAGACCTAA